A region from the Tahibacter amnicola genome encodes:
- a CDS encoding SpvB/TcaC N-terminal domain-containing protein, which produces MIDSRRWRALGLGLLGFAVPVLASVQVTSFSVDTTGPDVFVPNGGLSPFYEATEDLGTHDPTVGTLTGEASVEGGAAAYSFPIVVPPGRAGMQPALAMNYSSRAGEGVAGLGWSLSGLSAIARCPQTVEQDGQTRGVRFDASDKLCLDGQRLVAVSGTYGQSNAEYRTEVDSFARIKQYGSLTSGNSCFTVEEKSGRILHLGALVSANACGAMDAAQIPDGSPAPLTWMVARVEDRVGNFQRYAYTDFGNGERLLSRVTYTGHGQNDGDRHVQVTWQSRSQAAAQQGMDLGSSYLAGGLTMQTKVIAAITTTIGTENVRVYRPSYKASTYSGRLLLTQWQECAVGGSGEVCHPATTFQMAEGSYHFPLRSLANWNTDTSALPAAGIVRSPYNVRSIGDLDGDGTRELVADVLSGTTTRNYLVQLKDDRVVRTAVELTGQLGEDVTDIDNDGRSEIIDNLNGSVVFRAWNLARGAVATPNSLRTFSSNIAATYVRGSSFAADFDGDGRVDIGITQPATTSQCAGGGNGFFIYTNTTPPGTLSGQATFTTPTQPLVCLTNTLSPFTQDSVTQATDFDGNGLPDLFLIRKSGAVGSPTVDFRGVLLTQRAGNALSGTLKSCTGIGLVSGGAGTDECRWSEGYVTHWLDVNTDGLDDFVFARPNGTWQVRLNKGGTLGSIINTGSNAGLGLQGNGISFRYADRLPVMDVDSDGKPDLTAVSSTRKFAVKMCVVALVPALPVGMECPSPPDSGESSTAQQCVVYACPPSRAADSACLASPPKGGACGKASSSMTCTAAARWRPSPTCPRSTRAPTTWTSSSSSRPVQTPLPSKWCLRRLRRS; this is translated from the coding sequence ATGATCGATAGCCGTCGTTGGCGAGCCCTGGGGCTCGGCCTGTTGGGTTTTGCCGTGCCAGTGCTGGCCAGCGTGCAGGTCACCTCTTTCTCGGTTGATACCACCGGGCCGGACGTTTTCGTCCCCAACGGTGGGCTAAGCCCCTTCTACGAGGCGACCGAAGACCTCGGCACACACGACCCGACGGTAGGCACACTCACCGGCGAAGCGAGCGTGGAAGGCGGCGCTGCAGCCTATTCCTTCCCCATCGTCGTGCCGCCAGGGCGCGCAGGAATGCAGCCAGCCCTGGCAATGAATTACAGCAGCCGCGCCGGCGAAGGCGTCGCTGGCCTGGGCTGGTCGTTGTCCGGCCTGTCCGCCATTGCACGCTGCCCGCAGACGGTGGAACAGGATGGCCAGACACGTGGCGTCCGGTTCGATGCATCCGACAAACTCTGCCTGGACGGCCAACGGCTGGTGGCCGTTTCCGGCACCTACGGCCAATCGAACGCCGAGTACCGTACGGAAGTCGACAGCTTTGCGAGGATCAAGCAATACGGATCCCTCACGTCCGGCAACAGCTGCTTCACGGTGGAAGAGAAATCCGGGCGCATCCTTCATCTGGGCGCACTGGTCTCGGCGAATGCCTGTGGCGCGATGGATGCGGCACAGATACCCGACGGCTCGCCGGCGCCGCTGACCTGGATGGTCGCCCGTGTGGAAGACCGCGTGGGCAACTTCCAGCGATATGCCTACACGGACTTCGGCAATGGCGAACGCCTGCTGAGCCGCGTCACCTACACCGGTCATGGGCAGAACGACGGCGACCGGCACGTCCAGGTGACGTGGCAGTCGCGCAGTCAGGCCGCTGCCCAACAGGGCATGGACCTGGGCTCCAGCTATCTGGCGGGTGGCCTGACGATGCAGACCAAGGTCATCGCCGCGATCACCACCACGATCGGGACTGAAAATGTCCGTGTCTATCGGCCTTCCTACAAGGCGTCCACCTACTCTGGCCGCCTGCTGCTGACGCAGTGGCAGGAGTGCGCGGTGGGGGGATCGGGCGAGGTCTGCCACCCGGCCACGACGTTCCAGATGGCCGAAGGTTCGTACCACTTTCCGCTGCGGTCGCTGGCCAACTGGAATACCGATACCAGCGCGTTGCCTGCCGCCGGCATCGTGCGGAGCCCCTACAACGTCCGGTCCATCGGTGATCTCGATGGCGATGGCACGCGCGAACTGGTCGCTGACGTACTGAGTGGCACCACCACTCGCAACTACCTGGTCCAGCTCAAGGACGACCGTGTGGTCCGGACGGCGGTGGAGCTGACCGGCCAGCTCGGCGAAGACGTCACCGATATCGATAACGATGGGCGTTCGGAGATTATCGACAACCTCAACGGCAGCGTGGTTTTCCGGGCATGGAACCTGGCGCGTGGGGCAGTCGCCACCCCCAACTCCCTTCGGACATTCTCCAGCAACATCGCCGCAACCTACGTCCGCGGCAGTTCGTTTGCGGCCGACTTCGATGGCGACGGCCGCGTCGACATTGGCATCACCCAGCCAGCGACCACCAGCCAATGCGCCGGTGGCGGCAACGGCTTCTTCATCTACACCAATACGACGCCACCGGGAACGTTGTCGGGCCAGGCAACGTTCACGACGCCGACGCAGCCGCTGGTGTGTCTTACCAACACGCTCAGCCCCTTCACCCAGGATTCGGTCACGCAAGCGACAGACTTCGACGGGAATGGGCTGCCGGACCTCTTCCTGATCCGCAAAAGCGGCGCAGTGGGCAGTCCGACCGTCGACTTTCGCGGCGTCCTGCTGACGCAACGCGCCGGAAATGCACTCAGCGGAACCCTCAAATCCTGCACCGGCATCGGACTTGTCAGTGGCGGCGCGGGTACCGACGAATGCCGTTGGAGCGAGGGTTACGTCACGCACTGGCTTGACGTCAATACAGACGGCCTGGACGACTTTGTGTTCGCGCGGCCCAATGGTACGTGGCAGGTGCGGCTCAACAAGGGCGGCACACTCGGCAGCATCATCAATACCGGCTCCAATGCGGGTCTGGGCCTGCAGGGCAATGGCATCAGCTTCCGCTATGCGGACCGGCTGCCCGTCATGGACGTCGATAGCGACGGCAAACCCGATCTCACAGCCGTTTCCAGCACCAGAAAATTTGCGGTAAAGATGTGCGTCGTCGCCTTGGTGCCTGCTCTTCCGGTTGGTATGGAATGTCCATCCCCTCCGGACAGCGGTGAATCCTCGACCGCGCAGCAGTGCGTCGTCTACGCATGCCCCCCGAGCCGGGCGGCGGATTCAGCATGCCTGGCGTCACCGCCCAAGGGTGGGGCCTGTGGGAAGGCAAGCTCGTCTATGACATGTACAGCAGCGGCCAGGTGGCGTCCAAGCCCAACCTGTCCGCGTTCGACCCGAGCACCTACTACCTGGACCAGCTCAAGTTCGTCCAGACCGGTGCAAACACCATTACCGTCAAAGTGGTGCCTACGTCGCTTGCGTCGCAGCTGA
- a CDS encoding IS3 family transposase (programmed frameshift), whose product MTKKVVAKKTRNRYSAQFKEQALARAEKDGVAIAAKDLGLAESQLYSWRLKSKQAGQMTEEQRAILADHARLKREVARLEEEVNLFKKSGGVLRETAQMKYAVVAENEGQHSVRMMCRALTVSPGGYYEWRKRKPSRRTRQRAALDTVVDSAFRAQKGRAGAPRLTHGLKQQGINAGHNQVAESLRRQGLRAKAARKFKATTNSAHSLPVAPNLLQQNFSAERPNQAWVADITFVDTAEGWLYLAVVLDLFSRRVVGWSMSDRMTATLVCDALRMALFRRQRPRGVIIHSDRGSQYCSREHRALLAENGLVASMSAKGNCYDNAAMESWNHSFKVEAIHGERFATRQQARTHVFDYIEVYYNRQRLHSTLGYVSPEQYELPKVA is encoded by the exons ATGACCAAGAAAGTTGTGGCAAAGAAGACCCGCAATCGCTATAGCGCGCAGTTCAAGGAACAGGCGCTGGCCCGCGCCGAGAAGGACGGCGTCGCTATCGCGGCGAAAGACCTGGGATTGGCGGAAAGCCAGCTGTATTCGTGGCGTCTGAAGTCCAAGCAAGCGGGTCAAATGACCGAGGAGCAGCGGGCAATTTTGGCGGACCATGCACGCCTGAAGCGCGAGGTCGCCCGTCTTGAGGAAGAAGTTA ACCTTTTTAAAAAAAGCGGCGGCGTACTTCGCGAAACAGCCCAAATGAAGTACGCCGTGGTCGCCGAGAACGAAGGGCAGCACTCGGTGCGGATGATGTGCCGTGCGCTTACCGTTTCGCCGGGTGGATACTACGAGTGGCGCAAGCGAAAGCCGTCGCGACGGACCCGCCAACGAGCAGCGTTGGATACCGTTGTAGATAGCGCTTTCCGGGCGCAAAAAGGTCGAGCAGGGGCGCCACGTTTGACTCACGGTTTGAAGCAGCAAGGCATCAATGCGGGACACAACCAAGTAGCCGAAAGCCTTCGCCGACAAGGTTTACGCGCCAAGGCGGCGCGCAAATTCAAGGCGACAACGAATTCCGCGCACTCGTTGCCGGTGGCGCCGAATCTGTTGCAGCAGAACTTCAGTGCCGAGCGTCCTAACCAAGCCTGGGTCGCGGACATTACATTTGTGGACACGGCGGAAGGCTGGCTCTACTTGGCGGTCGTGCTTGACCTATTTTCCCGGCGTGTTGTCGGTTGGTCGATGTCGGATCGAATGACGGCTACGCTCGTGTGCGACGCCCTGCGAATGGCGCTATTTCGCCGCCAGCGGCCGCGTGGCGTGATCATTCATTCCGACCGCGGGAGCCAGTACTGTTCACGCGAACATCGCGCCTTGCTCGCGGAGAATGGCTTGGTAGCCAGTATGAGTGCCAAAGGAAACTGCTACGACAACGCCGCGATGGAAAGTTGGAATCACAGCTTCAAGGTCGAAGCAATCCACGGCGAGCGGTTCGCAACGCGCCAACAGGCGCGTACACATGTGTTCGACTACATCGAGGTCTACTACAATCGACAGCGGCTCCACTCCACCCTGGGCTACGTCAGTCCAGAACAGTACGAGCTTCCGAAAGTCGCTTAG